Proteins encoded within one genomic window of bacterium:
- a CDS encoding amidohydrolase family protein — translation MILNRFPIVSPDAPRTGGQDLKQTAKSAPGVLLTNANVLDYLPPQMNAAPDPRVELADLRIQGGRIVERGRGLPPRAGEEVRDLDGRTIMPGLINAHHHLYSTLAPGMPPPANTPRSFQDVLTEIWWKLDRALDPEAIRMSAVSGSWDALRCGATLIFDHHSSLTSVGGSLDLVEQGMRDAGVRGCLCYEVTDRGGPGSRDTCLEETRRYLQKTAAAGEGVPWFKGLVGAHAGFTLEDGTLDSLAEICTEFDTGVHIHLAEGSTDREICKDRGWPDPLERLDRHGLVRPRSLLAHGVDLTPLDLQTIEEKGAWLVHNGRSNMNNGVGRAPVDRFPPRSCLGTDGLDGNMFGELRTTFYRGNETGRGPLGFHGAERFWIGGYQLAREIFGEPFGSLDAGAPADFLIGCEDQKQPLHQGNWLGLLLFGMQPRLIQEVWVDGAPRYRRGDPAPYDGKACRAAAKRIWDRMANL, via the coding sequence ATGATCCTGAACCGGTTCCCGATCGTCTCGCCCGACGCGCCCCGCACCGGAGGCCAGGACTTGAAGCAGACCGCGAAAAGCGCCCCCGGGGTGCTGCTGACCAACGCGAACGTGCTGGACTACCTGCCGCCGCAGATGAACGCGGCGCCCGACCCGCGCGTCGAACTCGCCGACCTGCGCATCCAGGGCGGCCGCATCGTCGAGCGCGGGCGCGGGCTCCCCCCCCGGGCCGGCGAGGAAGTGCGCGACCTGGACGGCCGCACCATCATGCCGGGCCTGATCAACGCCCACCACCACCTCTACTCCACGCTGGCGCCGGGCATGCCGCCGCCGGCCAACACCCCGCGCAGCTTCCAGGACGTGCTGACGGAGATCTGGTGGAAGCTGGACCGCGCGCTGGATCCCGAGGCCATCCGCATGAGCGCGGTGTCGGGGTCCTGGGACGCGCTGCGCTGCGGCGCGACCCTGATCTTCGACCACCACAGCAGCCTGACCTCCGTCGGCGGCTCGCTCGACCTGGTGGAGCAGGGGATGCGCGACGCCGGCGTGCGCGGCTGCCTCTGCTACGAGGTGACCGACCGCGGCGGTCCCGGCAGCCGCGACACCTGCCTGGAGGAGACCCGCCGCTACCTGCAGAAGACCGCTGCGGCCGGCGAGGGCGTTCCTTGGTTCAAGGGCCTGGTCGGCGCGCACGCCGGCTTCACGCTGGAGGACGGCACCCTCGACAGCCTGGCAGAGATCTGCACGGAGTTCGACACCGGCGTGCACATCCACCTGGCCGAGGGCTCGACCGACCGCGAGATCTGCAAGGACCGCGGCTGGCCCGACCCCCTGGAGCGGTTGGACCGTCACGGCCTCGTGCGCCCCCGCAGCCTGCTGGCCCACGGCGTGGACCTCACGCCGCTGGACCTGCAGACGATCGAGGAGAAGGGCGCCTGGCTGGTGCACAACGGCCGCTCGAACATGAACAACGGCGTCGGCCGCGCGCCGGTCGACCGCTTCCCGCCGCGCAGCTGCCTGGGCACCGACGGCCTGGACGGCAACATGTTCGGCGAGCTGCGCACGACGTTCTACCGCGGCAACGAGACCGGCCGCGGCCCGCTGGGCTTCCACGGCGCCGAGCGCTTCTGGATCGGCGGCTACCAGCTCGCCCGCGAGATCTTCGGCGAGCCCTTCGGCTCGCTGGACGCCGGCGCCCCCGCCGATTTCCTGATCGGCTGCGAGGACCAGAAGCAGCCGCTGCACCAGGGCAACTGGCTCGGCCTGCTGCTGTTCGGCATGCAGCCCCGCCTGATCCAGGAAGTCTGGGTCGACGGCGCGCCGCGCTACCGCCGCGGCGATCCGGCGCCCTACGACGGCAAGGCCTGCCGCGCCGCCGCCAAACGCATCTGGGACCGCATGGCCAACCTTTGA